Proteins from a single region of Herpetosiphon gulosus:
- a CDS encoding AAA family ATPase, whose amino-acid sequence MTQPYFSTTPIHDPRDFVGREREIVQINEALAAGRSCAVIGPSGSGKTSLLHHIGQAVAMVLDEPPQVVFLSLARVNEARDLYSPMLRALRANGDDELSLTQAFHEATTPPMLLLLDDLESAGMGWIGVVRSALRGWVNEGFLQIVAASSQPLDRIATDLQSTLSQITLAPMPEREVRSLITTLTQGANLNPDPITISQVIKLAGGYPAAIKLALELWAHSQATTQFDWQQLFRERQQAAHAGSSVAGYSTAIESEALPTTVKQHPMQPSKPAAKPEEPQRPRSYKADDPSEFLIMLILLSLAVLVGYLVGSWLGWLVGGLILGIWVGLAHAMVRWRGNGALSHIYVRATRWLPVVGRFAPK is encoded by the coding sequence ATGACACAACCCTATTTTTCAACCACACCCATCCACGATCCGCGCGACTTTGTTGGGCGCGAACGTGAGATTGTTCAAATTAACGAAGCGCTGGCGGCTGGTCGCTCATGTGCAGTGATCGGCCCGTCAGGCAGCGGCAAAACCTCGTTGCTGCATCATATTGGCCAAGCTGTGGCCATGGTGCTCGACGAACCACCTCAAGTGGTTTTCTTGAGCCTTGCCCGAGTTAACGAGGCGCGTGATTTGTATTCGCCAATGCTGCGGGCGTTGCGAGCCAATGGCGATGATGAACTCAGCCTAACTCAAGCCTTTCACGAAGCGACAACGCCACCGATGTTGCTGCTACTCGACGATTTAGAATCGGCAGGCATGGGCTGGATTGGAGTAGTTCGTAGTGCGCTACGTGGTTGGGTTAACGAGGGCTTTTTGCAAATTGTCGCTGCTAGCAGCCAACCGCTTGATCGAATTGCCACTGATTTACAAAGCACGCTCAGCCAAATTACCCTAGCGCCTATGCCCGAACGCGAAGTCCGCAGTTTGATCACAACCCTGACCCAAGGTGCTAACTTGAATCCAGATCCTATCACCATCAGCCAAGTGATCAAATTGGCAGGCGGGTATCCAGCAGCAATCAAATTAGCGTTGGAGCTTTGGGCGCATTCGCAAGCCACCACTCAATTTGATTGGCAACAGCTGTTTCGTGAGCGACAACAAGCCGCCCATGCTGGCAGTTCGGTTGCTGGCTATAGCACCGCGATCGAAAGCGAAGCGTTGCCAACCACGGTTAAGCAACATCCAATGCAGCCGAGCAAGCCGGCTGCCAAGCCCGAAGAACCCCAACGACCGCGCAGTTACAAAGCCGACGATCCTAGTGAATTTTTGATTATGCTGATTTTATTGTCGTTGGCAGTGTTGGTTGGCTATTTGGTTGGCTCATGGCTAGGTTGGCTTGTGGGTGGCTTGATTTTGGGCATTTGGGTTGGCTTGGCTCATGCGATGGTGCGCTGGCGTGGCAACGGAGCACTCAGCCATATCTATGTGCGAGCTACGCGCTGGTTGCCCGTGGTTGGTCGCTTTGCCCCCAAATAA
- the recN gene encoding DNA repair protein RecN, translating to MLLELFIADFAIIDQVRLHFTPAFNVLTGETGAGKSIMIDALGMLRGERSDPSFVRAGSNQARVEGIFTLADRPDILPILAEYGLDGADDDQIILTREIHGASGRSVARINGRAVSSAVLRDIGGRLVDIHGQNDSQTLFNVRMHAELLDRYAGVVADREQLSQLVIAIEAVRSQISTLRNAEARRLERIEELTFLVEELTNAKLIAGEEATLTNERGLLQNSAKITGTVDTIYRLLRTGTPASERRSATRSIVDSLDDVANLLSELLRLDPSLAGLNEQILEVRYRLDDVIEGVRVYRDRLEFEPGRLEVIEDRLAELRDLAKKYRAADAAELLERLTSASDELETLHYSAEHIAELVQQEQQLLASIGLAAAELSRRRRQAGDELAERIAAAMSDLAMPHVKFHVQLSQRSDPQGVLIDDQYLAFDRTGIDQIEFLLSPNPGEPLKPLAKIASGGESARLLLAMKSILSAVDSVPTLVFDEVDVGVGGRAGHVVGEKLWGISDAHQVLCITHLPQVAAFGDCHFAIAKQVINQRTQTFVQPLSEQERIEELAAMLDGTPVSEASRRSASAMLERAANYKLATSNP from the coding sequence ATGCTGCTAGAATTATTTATTGCCGATTTCGCAATTATTGACCAAGTACGCCTGCACTTTACCCCTGCCTTTAATGTGCTGACGGGTGAAACCGGAGCCGGTAAGTCAATTATGATTGATGCACTCGGCATGTTACGGGGCGAACGAAGCGATCCCAGTTTTGTGCGAGCTGGAAGCAATCAAGCCCGGGTTGAAGGCATCTTCACACTGGCTGATCGCCCTGATATTCTACCTATTTTAGCCGAATATGGCCTTGATGGTGCTGACGATGATCAGATTATTCTGACCCGTGAAATTCATGGAGCCAGCGGGCGTAGCGTTGCCCGGATTAATGGCCGCGCCGTGAGTAGTGCCGTGCTGCGCGATATTGGTGGGCGCTTAGTCGATATTCACGGCCAAAACGATAGCCAAACTTTGTTCAATGTGCGCATGCACGCTGAGTTGCTCGATCGCTATGCTGGAGTTGTTGCTGATCGCGAACAGCTTAGTCAACTGGTGATCGCAATTGAAGCAGTGCGCAGCCAAATTAGCACCTTACGTAACGCCGAAGCGCGTCGCCTTGAACGGATCGAAGAATTGACCTTTTTGGTTGAGGAATTGACCAACGCCAAGTTGATCGCTGGCGAAGAGGCCACTTTAACTAACGAACGCGGCTTATTACAAAATAGTGCTAAAATCACGGGCACGGTTGATACGATCTATCGTTTGTTGCGAACTGGCACACCAGCCAGCGAACGGCGTTCAGCCACCCGCTCAATCGTCGATAGCCTTGATGATGTCGCCAATCTGTTGAGCGAATTGCTGCGGTTAGACCCAAGTTTGGCTGGATTGAACGAGCAAATCCTTGAAGTGCGCTATCGGCTTGACGATGTGATTGAAGGCGTTCGGGTTTATCGCGATCGGCTGGAGTTTGAGCCAGGCCGCCTCGAAGTGATCGAAGATCGTTTGGCTGAGTTGCGCGATTTGGCTAAAAAATATCGCGCTGCTGATGCTGCCGAATTGCTCGAACGCTTGACCAGTGCCAGCGACGAACTCGAAACCTTGCACTACAGCGCTGAACATATTGCCGAATTGGTGCAACAAGAACAGCAATTGCTGGCAAGCATTGGACTGGCCGCTGCTGAACTGAGCCGCCGCCGTCGCCAAGCAGGCGATGAATTGGCTGAGCGGATTGCCGCTGCTATGAGCGATTTGGCCATGCCGCATGTTAAATTTCATGTTCAATTATCACAGCGCAGCGATCCACAAGGCGTATTAATTGATGATCAATATCTCGCCTTTGATCGCACGGGGATTGATCAGATTGAGTTTTTACTCAGCCCCAATCCTGGTGAGCCGCTCAAACCATTGGCTAAAATCGCCTCTGGTGGTGAATCGGCACGCTTGCTCTTGGCGATGAAATCGATTCTTTCAGCAGTTGATAGTGTGCCAACCTTGGTTTTTGATGAAGTTGATGTGGGAGTTGGGGGACGGGCTGGCCATGTGGTCGGCGAAAAATTATGGGGCATTAGCGATGCCCATCAAGTATTGTGTATTACCCACTTGCCTCAAGTTGCTGCTTTTGGTGATTGCCATTTTGCGATTGCCAAACAAGTTATCAACCAACGCACCCAAACCTTTGTGCAACCACTCAGCGAACAAGAACGCATCGAAGAACTAGCGGCGATGCTTGATGGAACACCTGTGAGCGAAGCCAGCCGTCGCTCGGCCAGCGCCATGCTCGAACGGGCTGCCAACTACAAACTGGCAACCAGCAACCCATAA
- the glpX gene encoding class II fructose-bisphosphatase: MKLERNLGFDLQRATEAAALRSARWMGRGDKNEADGAAVDAMRFALNATDMDGIVVIGEGEKDEAPMLYIGEQIGNGNEPRVDIAVDPVEGTTLLAQGMPGAIAVVAAAERGSLFNPPGIVYMDKIAVGESAKGSIDINASVEDNIRSVAKALKKRVEDVTVIVLDRPRHHDVIARIREMGARIKLILHGDVAASLMPSMLEAPADILMGIGGAPESVISACAMKCTGGEIQCKLWPRNDRERDLARQNGLNLDKVYTTNDLVQGDNIFWAATGITTGDFLKGVQFFGWGATTHSLVMRSASGTVRYIESRHRWDKLMRISDLPFAEH; the protein is encoded by the coding sequence ATGAAGCTGGAGCGTAATTTGGGGTTTGATCTCCAACGGGCAACCGAAGCGGCTGCGTTACGTTCAGCCCGCTGGATGGGTCGGGGCGATAAGAACGAAGCTGATGGTGCGGCGGTCGATGCCATGCGGTTTGCCCTCAATGCCACCGATATGGATGGGATTGTGGTGATCGGCGAAGGCGAAAAAGACGAAGCACCCATGCTCTACATTGGCGAGCAGATCGGCAACGGCAACGAACCACGGGTCGATATTGCGGTTGATCCAGTTGAAGGCACAACCTTGCTGGCCCAAGGCATGCCGGGGGCAATTGCGGTCGTCGCAGCAGCCGAACGTGGCAGTCTATTCAACCCACCAGGGATCGTCTACATGGATAAAATTGCCGTTGGCGAATCGGCCAAGGGCAGTATCGATATCAACGCTTCGGTTGAAGACAACATCCGCAGCGTTGCCAAAGCACTTAAAAAACGGGTCGAAGATGTAACCGTCATTGTGCTTGATCGGCCTCGCCATCACGATGTTATTGCGCGGATTCGTGAAATGGGAGCGCGGATTAAACTGATTTTGCATGGTGACGTTGCAGCCAGCCTCATGCCGAGCATGCTTGAGGCTCCCGCAGATATTCTCATGGGCATTGGCGGAGCACCCGAGTCGGTGATTTCGGCCTGCGCCATGAAGTGTACTGGTGGCGAGATCCAGTGTAAGCTCTGGCCGCGTAATGACCGTGAGCGTGACCTAGCCCGTCAGAACGGCTTGAATCTCGACAAAGTGTACACGACCAACGATTTGGTACAAGGAGACAATATTTTTTGGGCGGCGACGGGAATTACGACCGGGGATTTTCTCAAGGGCGTACAATTTTTTGGGTGGGGTGCTACCACTCACTCGTTGGTAATGCGTTCGGCCTCTGGCACAGTGCGCTACATCGAGTCTCGTCACCGTTGGGATAAATTGATGCGGATTTCAGATTTGCCGTTTGCCGAGCACTAA
- a CDS encoding HEAT repeat domain-containing protein gives MTDQLPPAQPRQPQPSQARPEAAPPQVADAQLRQLVVALDNTNDPNHERAEDDLIRLGAQAVPLLIDALDPRYPWLRAYRAAEALGQIGDGRASRPLSQALNHPNSNVRWAAVRALGKVGDGRALLALRRTARDDRSRTSWGEPVAASAAATLREMQRTSTILRLSDPIRIALLVAVAFFALFWANDRITTVRGAINESNHAVWGTAVTPILPTATPVSEDLSSEDDPEEDLVEETPTLDPAATPTLAPATATVVAPTANVRPAPNTNNDPIAQLKAGDNVQVLGQSGDWYEIQLPDGTGRGWVASSVLGPPSGPVPTVTN, from the coding sequence ATGACTGATCAATTACCACCAGCACAGCCACGCCAACCCCAACCATCACAGGCGCGGCCCGAAGCAGCCCCACCACAGGTTGCCGATGCCCAATTACGTCAATTGGTCGTAGCTTTAGATAACACCAACGATCCCAATCATGAACGGGCTGAGGATGATCTGATTCGTTTAGGTGCGCAGGCTGTGCCATTGCTGATCGATGCGCTTGATCCACGCTATCCATGGTTGCGGGCGTATCGAGCTGCTGAAGCCCTCGGCCAAATTGGCGATGGCCGCGCAAGTCGTCCCTTGAGCCAAGCCTTAAATCACCCCAACAGCAATGTGCGCTGGGCTGCGGTACGAGCGTTGGGCAAAGTTGGCGATGGTCGAGCCTTGTTGGCCTTACGCCGCACTGCCCGCGACGATCGCAGCCGTACCAGTTGGGGTGAGCCTGTGGCTGCTAGTGCCGCCGCAACGTTGCGCGAAATGCAACGGACGAGCACAATCCTGCGACTTTCCGACCCAATCCGAATTGCCTTGTTGGTTGCAGTAGCCTTCTTTGCCTTATTTTGGGCAAATGATCGAATTACCACCGTGCGCGGTGCCATCAACGAGTCAAATCATGCAGTTTGGGGCACTGCCGTCACGCCAATTTTGCCAACCGCAACCCCAGTCAGCGAAGATCTCAGCAGCGAAGACGATCCTGAAGAGGATTTGGTTGAGGAAACGCCCACGCTTGATCCTGCGGCGACCCCAACCTTGGCTCCGGCAACTGCCACTGTGGTTGCCCCAACCGCCAATGTTCGGCCAGCGCCAAACACCAACAATGACCCAATCGCCCAGTTGAAGGCTGGCGATAATGTGCAAGTGCTTGGTCAATCTGGCGACTGGTATGAAATTCAGTTGCCCGATGGGACTGGTCGTGGTTGGGTTGCCTCAAGTGTGCTCGGCCCACCAAGCGGTCCTGTGCCAACGGTTACCAATTAA
- a CDS encoding MraY family glycosyltransferase has protein sequence MSVSLAQIFLIFLSALTMSIVSTPLVRRLAIAVGIIDQPNARKVHTNPVPLLGGLAIYGGVVVTLLIWDDQFILRELAAILGGATIVVVCGMLDDKWGLSASLKLLGQIIACFVLIYAGIQVQLFASPWLNALITIAWVAGISNAINFLDNMDGLSAGLTAVASAFFLQLAVLNGQFLVAALSAATMGACIGFLRHNFVPTKIFMGDTGSLFLGFILAVLGIKLRFPSNSIIVTWMIPIVVLGVPIFDTSMVIVARLRRRVNPFNTPGKDHISHRFVALGSSRREAVLICYMLGVGCGITATMLSKADVQEAYALAALLIGIAAVGIWLFERYARYNPPK, from the coding sequence ATGAGTGTTTCGCTAGCCCAAATCTTTCTAATCTTTCTTTCGGCGCTAACCATGTCGATTGTCAGCACGCCCTTAGTTCGCCGTTTGGCGATCGCGGTTGGGATTATTGATCAACCAAATGCCCGCAAAGTGCATACTAACCCTGTGCCGTTGCTGGGTGGCTTGGCAATTTATGGCGGGGTCGTGGTTACGCTGCTGATTTGGGATGACCAATTTATTCTGCGTGAATTGGCGGCGATTTTGGGCGGCGCGACGATTGTGGTTGTGTGTGGCATGCTCGACGATAAATGGGGCTTATCGGCCTCATTGAAATTGTTAGGCCAAATTATCGCCTGCTTTGTGCTGATTTACGCTGGCATTCAGGTGCAATTATTTGCCTCGCCATGGCTCAACGCCCTAATCACGATTGCTTGGGTGGCGGGTATCTCGAATGCGATTAATTTCTTGGATAACATGGATGGCTTGTCGGCTGGTTTGACTGCGGTTGCCTCAGCCTTCTTTTTGCAACTAGCCGTTTTGAATGGTCAGTTTTTGGTTGCGGCCTTGTCGGCAGCAACAATGGGTGCGTGTATCGGCTTTTTACGCCATAACTTTGTGCCTACCAAAATCTTTATGGGCGACACTGGCAGCCTGTTTTTAGGCTTTATTTTGGCGGTGCTCGGCATCAAACTGCGCTTTCCGAGCAATAGCATCATCGTCACATGGATGATTCCGATTGTGGTCTTGGGCGTGCCAATTTTTGATACATCGATGGTGATCGTGGCCCGTTTGCGGCGGCGCGTCAATCCCTTCAATACCCCAGGCAAAGACCACATTTCGCATCGATTTGTGGCGCTGGGTTCGTCGCGGCGCGAAGCAGTCTTGATTTGCTATATGCTAGGCGTTGGCTGTGGCATTACCGCGACCATGTTGAGCAAAGCCGATGTACAAGAAGCCTATGCCTTGGCGGCGTTGTTGATTGGGATTGCAGCAGTTGGAATTTGGCTGTTTGAACGCTATGCGCGGTATAACCCGCCGAAGTGA